Proteins from one Candidatus Planktophila sp. genomic window:
- a CDS encoding tRNA adenosine deaminase-associated protein — protein sequence MPEFDDDLDDDIEEFDVQDEVGVPETKESSPPNELDIAVAAWHEDGRWTLGILPDPTDIAQIITSLKSQQTNGGAIALISIDEEFFIIIRVLGSHISLFLSDSSCAFDYPVAEELLEIADLPMPEDDDDANPIGHIEILSDLGMNGMEISALCDDPELFPDEQLEAIANRLGFGDQFAELLQL from the coding sequence ATGCCTGAATTCGACGATGACCTCGACGATGACATCGAAGAATTCGATGTCCAAGACGAAGTCGGCGTGCCAGAGACCAAAGAAAGTAGCCCGCCTAATGAATTGGACATTGCAGTGGCGGCTTGGCATGAAGACGGCCGCTGGACCTTAGGTATATTGCCCGACCCTACGGATATTGCGCAGATAATAACAAGTCTTAAATCACAGCAAACAAATGGCGGAGCAATTGCGTTGATTTCAATAGACGAAGAGTTTTTCATTATTATTCGAGTTCTTGGATCGCACATTTCTTTATTCTTAAGTGACTCATCATGTGCTTTTGATTACCCAGTTGCCGAAGAGTTATTAGAGATTGCCGATCTACCAATGCCTGAAGATGACGATGATGCAAATCCAATTGGTCATATTGAAATTTTGTCAGATCTTGGAATGAATGGCATGGAAATCTCTGCTCTTTGCGATGATCCCGAACTATTTCCAGATGAACAACTTGAAGCTATAGCAAATCGGTTGGGTTTTGGAGATCAGTTTGCCGAACTTTTGCAACTGTGA
- a CDS encoding NAD-dependent malic enzyme, giving the protein MASTSPGYGITIRVEGPASAQPVALATTIISGAGATITALDVVESHLEKVVLDITCDTTDLAHAEEITLALSKNSGLTVRKVSDRTFLLHLGGKIEISSKVPLKTRDDLSRAYTPGVARICQAIVDDPADARRLTIKRNTVAVVTDGSAVLGLGNIGPAAALPVMEGKAALFKRFADVDAWPVCLDTQDVDEIVRTVQLIAPVYGGINLEDISAPRCFEIERRLRELLDIPVFHDDQHGTAIVVSAALRNALRLVNKELKDVKIVMSGAGAAGTAIARLLVLRGASQIVGFDKDGVISKSLLRSDDEMRNWFIDNSNPDNYTGEISGAMKDADVFIGVSAPNVLIEQDVASMAPNSIIFALANPDPEIDPVIARKYATVVATGRSDQPNQINNVLAFPGIFRGLLDANAHKITDKLLVAAAEAIADCVSPEQLNASFIVPSVFDPNVTKAVAAAVKRSV; this is encoded by the coding sequence GTGGCCTCGACATCTCCTGGCTACGGAATCACAATCCGTGTTGAGGGTCCAGCTTCTGCTCAACCCGTCGCATTAGCAACAACGATTATTTCAGGTGCAGGTGCAACTATTACTGCTCTTGATGTAGTTGAGTCACATTTAGAAAAAGTTGTTCTGGATATTACCTGCGATACCACAGACCTGGCACATGCCGAAGAAATTACGCTCGCTCTTTCAAAGAATTCAGGTCTAACTGTTCGCAAGGTGAGTGATCGAACATTCTTATTGCACCTAGGTGGAAAGATTGAGATTTCCTCTAAAGTTCCGCTCAAGACTCGCGATGATTTATCCCGTGCTTACACCCCAGGTGTCGCACGAATTTGTCAAGCAATTGTTGATGATCCGGCCGATGCTAGACGCTTAACTATTAAACGTAACACCGTTGCCGTCGTAACCGATGGTTCGGCGGTTTTAGGTCTTGGAAACATTGGCCCCGCTGCCGCGCTTCCAGTGATGGAAGGCAAGGCTGCACTGTTCAAGCGTTTTGCCGATGTTGATGCTTGGCCGGTCTGTCTTGATACTCAGGATGTGGATGAAATTGTTCGCACAGTTCAGTTAATCGCTCCGGTATATGGAGGGATTAATTTGGAAGACATTTCAGCCCCTCGCTGCTTTGAAATTGAGCGTCGATTAAGAGAGCTTTTAGATATCCCAGTTTTTCATGATGATCAACACGGTACTGCGATAGTTGTTTCGGCCGCATTACGCAATGCCTTAAGGCTCGTCAATAAAGAGCTCAAAGATGTAAAAATTGTGATGAGCGGCGCTGGCGCTGCTGGAACTGCAATTGCGCGCCTGTTAGTTTTACGCGGGGCATCACAAATTGTTGGTTTTGACAAAGATGGAGTAATTTCAAAATCTTTGCTTCGCTCTGATGATGAGATGCGTAATTGGTTTATAGACAATAGTAATCCAGATAATTATACCGGGGAAATATCGGGTGCAATGAAGGATGCGGATGTATTTATAGGAGTGAGTGCGCCAAATGTTTTGATAGAGCAGGATGTTGCATCGATGGCACCGAATTCAATTATTTTCGCTCTAGCCAATCCAGATCCCGAAATTGATCCAGTGATTGCACGCAAATATGCGACAGTTGTTGCAACCGGCCGAAGTGATCAGCCAAATCAAATCAATAACGTGTTGGCATTCCCCGGTATTTTTCGTGGTTTATTAGATGCAAATGCACACAAAATAACCGATAAATTATTGGTTGCAGCGGCTGAAGCAATTGCAGATTGCGTATCTCCTGAACAACTTAATGCTTCATTTATTGTTCCTAGTGTTTTTGATCCCAATGTAACTAAAGCTGTCGCTGCAGCAGTGAAAAGGTCAGTATGA
- a CDS encoding NAD-dependent succinate-semialdehyde dehydrogenase produces MHTQLYIDGQWVDGIGTVAVHDPSDGSVIAQVSLASDAQCEAAVAAADAAAVTWANTAPRYRSEILRKAFEIMSSEIEAIATLISRENGKAMPDARGEATYAAEFFRWFAEEAVRTPGDFRKSPSGDKRILVTHQPIGLSILITPWNFPAGMATRKIGPAVAAGCTMILKPATETPLTAMYIVDIMERAGLPKGVLNLVLPEKTGPAISKMLHDSRVKNLSFTGSTEVGRVLLKEAADKIIRCSMELGGNAQVIIHDDADLAITIPQLLLAKMRNGGAACTSANRIYVQRAIADRFIAEFTKSMSAFVMGRGIDATTTLGASVSMKERNKIAEIVDESIAAGAKVKVGGTKPDGDGAFYPATVLTVEKDNPILHHEIFGPVAPVVIFDTDAEGIAWANDTDFGLISYVFSKDLTRALRTAEAMESGMVAINKGVISDPAAPFGGVKQSGLGREGGFDGIHEFLQTKYIGVEI; encoded by the coding sequence ATGCATACACAGTTATATATCGATGGCCAATGGGTTGATGGAATCGGTACAGTCGCCGTCCATGACCCCAGTGATGGATCAGTTATTGCCCAAGTTTCACTCGCTAGCGATGCCCAATGTGAAGCGGCGGTGGCGGCTGCTGATGCCGCGGCGGTGACGTGGGCCAATACAGCGCCTCGATATCGCTCGGAGATACTTCGTAAAGCATTTGAAATTATGAGCAGTGAAATTGAAGCGATTGCTACGTTAATCTCTCGCGAAAACGGCAAAGCAATGCCTGATGCTCGTGGTGAAGCTACTTATGCCGCTGAATTTTTCCGCTGGTTTGCCGAGGAAGCTGTGCGTACCCCAGGCGATTTCCGTAAATCTCCATCGGGGGACAAGAGGATATTAGTAACACATCAACCAATTGGTCTCTCAATTCTCATTACGCCCTGGAACTTCCCAGCGGGCATGGCCACTCGCAAAATTGGTCCGGCTGTGGCAGCTGGCTGCACGATGATTTTAAAGCCAGCGACCGAAACACCACTAACTGCGATGTACATCGTTGACATTATGGAGCGGGCTGGCCTACCAAAAGGTGTTTTGAACTTGGTACTTCCAGAAAAGACTGGCCCAGCAATTTCAAAGATGTTACACGATTCGCGCGTTAAGAATCTTTCATTTACTGGATCAACTGAAGTGGGCCGAGTACTTTTGAAAGAGGCGGCAGACAAAATCATTCGTTGCTCAATGGAGCTTGGTGGAAATGCTCAAGTGATTATTCATGATGACGCCGATCTAGCGATAACTATTCCGCAATTGCTTCTAGCTAAAATGCGTAATGGAGGAGCGGCATGCACGTCAGCAAATCGAATTTATGTTCAGCGTGCGATTGCGGACAGGTTTATTGCCGAGTTTACTAAATCCATGTCAGCCTTTGTTATGGGTCGCGGAATTGATGCAACCACAACACTTGGTGCAAGTGTTTCAATGAAAGAGCGCAATAAAATCGCTGAGATTGTTGATGAATCGATCGCCGCTGGCGCAAAAGTAAAGGTTGGCGGAACTAAACCCGATGGCGATGGCGCTTTTTATCCTGCAACGGTTTTGACAGTAGAAAAAGATAATCCAATTCTTCACCATGAAATATTTGGACCAGTTGCGCCAGTTGTAATCTTTGACACCGATGCAGAAGGCATAGCATGGGCAAATGACACCGATTTCGGTCTCATTAGTTATGTGTTCTCTAAGGATCTAACCCGCGCTTTACGCACCGCCGAGGCAATGGAGTCCGGGATGGTCGCCATAAACAAAGGCGTAATTTCAGATCCTGCAGCCCCATTTGGTGGCGTTAAACAATCTGGCTTGGGCCGTGAAGGCGGCTTTGATGGAATCCATGAGTTCTTGCAAACTAAATATATCGGCGTTGAAATTTAG
- the tadA gene encoding tRNA adenosine(34) deaminase TadA: MNDEELMRVAIDAARSCHVSGDVPVGALVINQIGEIISIGHNERELHGDPTAHAEIVALRRASEKTKTWRLDNHTLVVTLEPCSMCAGAIAQARISTLIFGAWDEKAGAVGSVWDILRDPRSLFKVEVRAGVLKDECALLLKDFIQGVRTKD; this comes from the coding sequence GTGAACGATGAGGAGTTAATGCGTGTAGCAATTGATGCGGCGCGCAGTTGTCATGTAAGTGGAGACGTTCCTGTCGGCGCATTGGTCATCAATCAAATTGGTGAAATTATTTCAATAGGCCATAACGAGCGTGAGCTTCATGGAGACCCCACAGCTCATGCTGAGATTGTTGCTCTGAGGCGAGCAAGTGAAAAAACTAAGACATGGCGCTTAGACAATCACACTCTCGTGGTAACCCTTGAACCTTGCTCGATGTGTGCAGGAGCAATCGCTCAAGCTCGTATTTCGACGCTCATCTTTGGGGCTTGGGATGAAAAAGCAGGTGCAGTTGGCTCTGTCTGGGATATTTTGCGAGATCCTCGTTCATTATTTAAAGTTGAAGTCCGAGCTGGTGTTTTAAAGGATGAATGTGCTTTACTTCTTAAAGATTTTATACAAGGAGTTCGTACGAAGGATTAA
- the upp gene encoding uracil phosphoribosyltransferase, which translates to MKVHVADHPLIAHKLTVLRDERTDSPTFRRLVEELVTLLAYEATRDVRTHAVAITTPVTKTNGLKMAEPRPVVVPILRAGLGMLEGMSKLIPTAEVGFLGMVRDEETLQASTYANRLPDDLSGRQVFVLDPMLATGGTLIAAFHYLIDLGANDITAICILSAPEGIAAVEKEFASSEVPITIVTGALDEKLNELGYIVPGLGDAGDRLYGVV; encoded by the coding sequence ATGAAGGTACATGTTGCAGATCACCCACTGATAGCCCATAAATTAACGGTTTTACGCGACGAACGTACCGATTCACCGACCTTTCGTCGTTTAGTAGAAGAACTTGTAACTCTTCTTGCCTACGAGGCCACGCGAGATGTTCGTACGCACGCCGTGGCGATAACAACACCAGTTACTAAAACTAATGGGTTGAAAATGGCCGAACCACGACCCGTTGTAGTTCCCATCTTGCGCGCTGGCCTTGGAATGCTTGAAGGCATGAGCAAACTAATTCCAACGGCTGAAGTTGGTTTTCTTGGAATGGTTCGCGATGAAGAAACCCTTCAGGCCAGCACATACGCCAATCGATTGCCAGATGATTTATCTGGGCGCCAGGTTTTTGTGTTAGATCCCATGCTTGCAACTGGCGGTACTTTGATTGCCGCTTTTCATTACTTAATTGATTTAGGAGCAAATGACATTACCGCAATTTGCATTCTCTCAGCCCCCGAGGGAATTGCTGCAGTTGAAAAGGAGTTTGCTTCAAGTGAGGTACCTATCACAATCGTCACTGGCGCACTTGATGAAAAGTTGAATGAACTCGGATATATCGTTCCAGGACTTGGCGATGCTGGCGATCGCTTATATGGTGTTGTGTAG
- a CDS encoding amino acid permease → MPKAWTDDAPTPVVLQDHAHLKDTFAYKIKRKLLGNALNRHTLLHQRLKKRFALGILASDCISSSAYGSEQILIALLPAFGLAAFAILMPMTAVVLVILTIITLSYRNVINVYTKTGGAYIVARDNFGPVVAQIAAVALMLDYIVTVAIQSAAGVAAIISTFPGLHSWKIPMILLVIVLLTYGNLRGVKEAGKAFAFPTYFFIACMFIVFSMGLYRQFNGTLDQLATNLPGAVEVGQEQGLLTFAAIFILLRAFANGGSSLTGLEAISDGVALFQQPEHVNARRTLFIMSGLLGTLVLGVSWFAHKVYAMPYESGTPTVISQIAKTIVGDGVFGSFMFVMVQLATMLILFAGANTTYSAFPLLCNFVATDGYLPRQLTKRGHRLAFSNGILLLAGGGIFLVLFTAGSVEHLVAFYALGVFTGFCLAGFGMTRHALRHKEGAWRYKVFINALAGSISFLIVIIFSVVKFTEGAWLVLVTAPILVVTFLRLRKQYVSEQEALSVKEHQKRATSITRHDVTVFVDSLDIATVGAIRYARSLNPRNLAAVHFVIDDRRAEDIQKAWAASEAVSDVALELIDCPDRRLANSALDYAIRTTERSDVELTLLLPRRAYSGFLGRLLHDQTAEQIAAPISQLPKVVATIVPFDVDRITSMSNIEIHQSHEVKPDSSIVMKTPIKKTEPENSEPISHHTKNVTLIGEIQWRKRAKVQGQVTSIKSAPRGAAPTLQVEIWDETGGVSLHFLGRRDIAGLEVGSQLRAEGMVGEENGSMVILNPSYELLV, encoded by the coding sequence GTGCCAAAAGCGTGGACCGATGATGCGCCCACACCAGTTGTGCTGCAGGATCATGCACATCTGAAAGATACATTTGCATACAAAATAAAGCGAAAGCTCTTAGGAAATGCGCTAAATAGGCACACGCTTCTTCATCAGCGATTAAAAAAGCGTTTCGCACTCGGAATCCTAGCCTCTGACTGTATTTCATCCTCAGCATATGGCTCTGAACAGATTCTTATTGCCTTATTGCCAGCATTTGGGTTAGCGGCGTTTGCAATTTTGATGCCGATGACGGCCGTCGTTCTCGTTATCTTGACGATTATTACGCTTTCTTACCGCAATGTAATCAATGTGTATACCAAAACTGGCGGCGCTTACATTGTCGCTCGAGATAACTTTGGCCCGGTCGTTGCACAAATTGCGGCCGTTGCATTAATGCTTGATTACATTGTGACTGTTGCGATTCAATCTGCTGCAGGAGTAGCCGCAATTATTTCAACTTTTCCAGGGCTCCATTCATGGAAAATTCCTATGATTTTATTAGTGATTGTACTTCTAACATATGGAAATCTCCGCGGCGTTAAAGAGGCAGGTAAAGCCTTTGCCTTTCCAACTTACTTCTTCATCGCATGCATGTTTATCGTTTTTTCGATGGGTCTTTACCGTCAATTTAATGGAACTCTCGATCAACTGGCGACTAACCTTCCTGGTGCCGTTGAAGTCGGCCAAGAGCAAGGTCTTCTAACTTTTGCTGCGATATTCATTCTGCTCCGCGCATTTGCTAATGGTGGTTCATCTCTGACTGGATTAGAGGCTATCTCTGATGGTGTGGCATTATTCCAGCAGCCTGAACACGTTAACGCACGCCGCACTTTATTTATAATGAGTGGACTGCTCGGAACATTAGTTCTCGGGGTTTCATGGTTTGCTCACAAAGTTTATGCGATGCCTTATGAATCAGGTACACCGACTGTTATTTCCCAGATTGCAAAGACTATCGTTGGCGACGGTGTCTTTGGCTCTTTTATGTTCGTGATGGTGCAGCTCGCAACTATGTTAATTTTGTTTGCTGGCGCTAATACAACGTATAGTGCCTTCCCGCTATTGTGTAACTTCGTTGCAACTGATGGATACTTGCCTCGACAGCTGACCAAGCGTGGCCACCGTTTGGCATTTTCAAATGGAATTCTTCTCTTAGCCGGTGGCGGAATATTCTTAGTTCTATTTACTGCAGGATCGGTTGAACACCTTGTAGCCTTCTACGCACTTGGTGTATTTACTGGCTTTTGTTTAGCTGGCTTTGGGATGACTCGCCATGCATTGCGACACAAAGAAGGCGCTTGGAGATATAAAGTCTTTATTAATGCTCTAGCCGGCTCAATTTCCTTCCTCATTGTGATTATCTTTTCAGTAGTTAAATTCACGGAAGGTGCCTGGTTGGTTTTGGTTACCGCACCAATTTTGGTTGTAACTTTCCTTCGTTTACGCAAGCAGTACGTTAGCGAGCAAGAAGCACTCTCAGTCAAAGAGCATCAAAAGCGGGCAACTTCAATTACCCGACATGATGTCACTGTCTTTGTCGATAGCCTCGATATCGCCACAGTTGGTGCGATTCGATATGCCCGAAGCCTTAATCCCCGTAACTTGGCCGCGGTTCACTTCGTAATTGATGATCGACGCGCAGAAGATATTCAAAAAGCCTGGGCCGCGTCCGAGGCGGTAAGTGATGTTGCCCTCGAATTAATCGACTGTCCGGATCGACGCCTGGCAAATTCAGCACTTGATTACGCAATTCGTACAACCGAGCGCAGCGATGTTGAATTGACTTTGTTATTACCTCGTCGTGCCTACTCTGGATTCTTAGGCCGTTTATTACATGATCAGACCGCAGAACAAATTGCTGCACCGATTTCTCAATTACCTAAAGTCGTTGCAACTATCGTTCCCTTCGATGTAGACCGCATCACTTCAATGTCCAACATTGAAATTCACCAATCTCATGAAGTAAAGCCAGATTCCTCGATTGTGATGAAGACGCCTATCAAGAAAACTGAACCCGAAAATAGTGAACCAATAAGCCACCACACTAAAAACGTTACGTTAATCGGTGAAATTCAATGGCGAAAGCGTGCCAAAGTTCAAGGTCAAGTAACATCAATTAAATCCGCACCACGTGGGGCAGCACCAACTTTGCAAGTAGAGATTTGGGATGAAACGGGTGGGGTCTCGCTCCATTTCTTGGGTCGACGAGATATTGCTGGCCTCGAAGTTGGATCCCAATTACGTGCCGAAGGTATGGTCGGGGAAGAAAATGGATCGATGGTCATTCTTAATCCTTCGTACGAACTCCTTGTATAA